Sequence from the Qipengyuania gaetbuli genome:
TGCTCTTGGCCTCGACGAGGGGAGCGACCATCTCGTGTTCGTGTCATCGGGCGCGATAAAGCTGGTCGCCCATGCCTCGGCCGGTCGCAACCAGGTGGTCGCGTTCCATTTCCCCGACGAGTTGGTAGTCGTCCCTGCCCGCGCCGAGCATTCCTATACGCTGAGCACGCTGCGCAAGAGCGACCTCTTGGTGTTCGATTACGCCAGCTTCGCCGACCTTGCCCGCGGCGATCCTGCCGTATTGCGCAGCCTGCTCGACACAGCCCGCCGCTCGCTTTCGCGGTCGCGCGAAAAGTCGCTCACGCTCGGCCGCAAGACCGCCACCGAAAGGCTCGCCAGCTTCCTTGTTGGCATGGCGCACCGCATCGGCGTGGAGCGCGAAGGCCTCACCTTCATCGACCTGCCGATGTCGCGGCGCGACATTGCCGACAGCCTCGGCCTGACCATCGAGACGGTGAGCCGCCAATTCACCATCCTGCGCGACCTGGGGATCGTCCGCACGGTCGGCAAGTCGGGCGTGCAACTGGTCGATCTGCGCGCCCTCGAGGCGCGGGCCGGATACCTGACCGAGGCCGCGTGAAATTTTTGACCAAAATTGCGCTGGATCAAAGTTTGCCCGCCAACGGGTGGCTAGCAGCAGTGCCGGACAACGGAGATTTCAATGCAAGCTGAATCTGCTCTCGGGCGCGTGGCACTATGGTTTGTCATCGCCCTGCTGGCACTGGCGGCGATGCTATCGGCGAAGGACGGCGGTTTCGCCGCGCATGCGCTGATCGTCGCGGTGACGGCCTTCGCCCTCGTCCTGGTCAGCGCCGCAAGGTTCGATCCCACGACATCGCTCAACAGCTTCTTCCGCATTCCGCCGGGGGAAAGCCAGTATGACGACGACCCGGTGCGCTGGGGCGTGCTGGCGACGATGTTCTGGGGCCTGGCAGGCTTCGTGGCAGGGCTCTATATCGCCCTGCAGCTTGCGTTTCCGCAGCTCAATTTCGAGCCCTACCTCAATTTCGGCCGCCTGCGCCCGCTGCATACCAGCGCGGTGATTTTCGCGTTCGGCGGCAATGCGCTGCTCGCAACCAGCTTCTACGTCGTCCAGCGTACCTGCCGCGCCAAGTTGGCCTTCCCCTCGCTCGCGCGCTTCGTGTTCTGGGGCTACCAGATGTTCATCGTGCTGGCGGCCACCGGCTATCTCCTCGGCGTTACGCAGTCCAAGGAATACGCCGAACCCGAATGGTACGTCGACCTGTGGCTGACCATCGTCTGGGTCGCCTATCTTATCGTCTTCGTCGCCACGATCGTGAAGCGCAAGGAACCCCACATCTACGTGGCCAACTGGTTCTTCCTCGCCTTCATCATCACCGTGGCGATGCTGCACGTGGTCAATAACCTCGCCATCCCGGTCAGCCTGACGGGTTCGCGCAGCTACCAGGTCTTCGCCGGGGTGCAGGATGCGCTGACCCAGTGGTGGTACGGCCATAACGCGGTCGGCTTTTTCCTGACCGCCGGCTTCCTGGCGATGATGTACTACTTCGTCCCCAAGCAGGCCGAGCGTCCGGTCTATTCCTACCGCCTGTCGATCATCCACTTCTGGTCGCTGATCTTCCTCTACATCTGGGCGGGTCCGCACCACCTCCACTATACCGCGCTGCCCGACTGGGCGCAGACGCTGGGCATGGTGTTCTCGGTGATGCTGTGGATGCCCAGCTGGGGCGGCATGATCAACGGCCTGATGACGCTGAACGGCGCCTGGGACAAGATCCGCACCGACCCGATCATCCGCATGATGGTCATGGCGCTCGCCTTCTACGGGATGAGCACCTTTGAAGGCCCGATGATGTCGATCAAGGCCGTGAACAGCCTGTCGCACTACACCGACTGGACCATCGGCCACGTCCATTCCGGCGCACTGGGCTGGAACGGCATGATCACCTTCGCCTGCGTCTACTACCTCGCGCCGCGCCTGTGGAAGCGCAAGCGGATGTATTCGCTGCGCATGATCAACTGGCACTTCTGGCTCGCGACGCTGGGGATCGTCTTCTACGCCGCAAGCATGTGGGTGGCAGGCGTCACCCAGGGCCTGATGTGGCGTGAATACGGTGCCGACGGCTACCTCGTGAACAGCTTTGCCGACACCGTCGCAGCGCTCCACCCGATGTACCTCCTGCGTGCCTTCGGCGGCCTGCTCTACCTGTCGGGCTACGTCATCATGATCTGGAACGTGTGGCAGACCCTCGCCGGTCGTGTCCGCGAGGAAGCTCCGATGACCGAAACCCCGCACGACGAGAACGCCGACCGTCCCCTTCCCCCTGCCGCCGTACCGGCCGAGTGAGAACG
This genomic interval carries:
- a CDS encoding helix-turn-helix domain-containing protein: MMTFAEQFDRFAQLHLPAHLGDDAILRFRSLARPVDAARDVALGLDEGSDHLVFVSSGAIKLVAHASAGRNQVVAFHFPDELVVVPARAEHSYTLSTLRKSDLLVFDYASFADLARGDPAVLRSLLDTARRSLSRSREKSLTLGRKTATERLASFLVGMAHRIGVEREGLTFIDLPMSRRDIADSLGLTIETVSRQFTILRDLGIVRTVGKSGVQLVDLRALEARAGYLTEAA
- the ccoN gene encoding cytochrome-c oxidase, cbb3-type subunit I, which encodes MQAESALGRVALWFVIALLALAAMLSAKDGGFAAHALIVAVTAFALVLVSAARFDPTTSLNSFFRIPPGESQYDDDPVRWGVLATMFWGLAGFVAGLYIALQLAFPQLNFEPYLNFGRLRPLHTSAVIFAFGGNALLATSFYVVQRTCRAKLAFPSLARFVFWGYQMFIVLAATGYLLGVTQSKEYAEPEWYVDLWLTIVWVAYLIVFVATIVKRKEPHIYVANWFFLAFIITVAMLHVVNNLAIPVSLTGSRSYQVFAGVQDALTQWWYGHNAVGFFLTAGFLAMMYYFVPKQAERPVYSYRLSIIHFWSLIFLYIWAGPHHLHYTALPDWAQTLGMVFSVMLWMPSWGGMINGLMTLNGAWDKIRTDPIIRMMVMALAFYGMSTFEGPMMSIKAVNSLSHYTDWTIGHVHSGALGWNGMITFACVYYLAPRLWKRKRMYSLRMINWHFWLATLGIVFYAASMWVAGVTQGLMWREYGADGYLVNSFADTVAALHPMYLLRAFGGLLYLSGYVIMIWNVWQTLAGRVREEAPMTETPHDENADRPLPPAAVPAE